A genomic segment from Thermus sp. LT1-2-5 encodes:
- a CDS encoding NUDIX hydrolase encodes MSRTYLYRGRILNLALEGRYEIVEHKPAVAVIALQEGKMLFVRQPRPAVGLAPLEIPAGLIEPGEDPLAAAQRELAEETGLTGDLTYLFSFYVSPGFTDEKAFVFLAENLREARATPDEEEDIEVVWLDPEEALALHRRGEAEFSATGLVGVLYYHAFLRGR; translated from the coding sequence GTGAGCCGCACCTACCTCTACCGCGGGCGCATCCTGAACCTAGCCCTGGAAGGGCGCTACGAGATCGTGGAGCACAAACCGGCGGTGGCCGTGATCGCCCTTCAGGAGGGCAAGATGCTCTTCGTGCGGCAGCCGCGCCCCGCCGTGGGCCTCGCCCCCTTGGAGATCCCGGCGGGGCTTATCGAGCCCGGGGAAGACCCCCTGGCGGCAGCCCAAAGGGAGCTCGCCGAGGAAACGGGGCTCACCGGGGACCTCACCTATCTCTTTAGCTTTTACGTCTCCCCAGGCTTCACCGACGAAAAGGCCTTCGTCTTCCTGGCGGAAAACCTGAGGGAAGCCCGGGCCACCCCCGACGAGGAGGAGGACATAGAGGTGGTCTGGCTAGACCCGGAGGAAGCCCTGGCCCTGCACCGTCGGGGCGAGGCGGAGTTTTCCGCCACAGGGCTTGTGGGGGTCCTCTACTACCATGCTTTTCTCCGAGGTCGCTGA